Proteins from a single region of Nakamurella deserti:
- a CDS encoding ABC transporter permease: MVWSLLRRALIFVASVLVASLLVFWVLDNGCEPARNALGVSGTPESVAALCSDMGLDRPLVVQYVDWLGGAVRGDFGVSYVSNAPIGPTLFDQLTVTLWLVAGSMVVALLIAVPLGMLSALRNGRPLGYLLSGISQIGVAVPAFLAAILLVLVFAVRLGWLPANGYVVPAADPVDFLRHMVLPWISLGVVQGAVLARYVRSAVLDELGQDYLRTARSKGLTPFRALRRHGLRNASIPVLTVVGVNLVTVLVGAVIIERIFTVPGIGKGLADAAERRDLLTVQAIVVTLVLVALLISFLVDVAYALIDPRLRTRAGA; encoded by the coding sequence ATGGTCTGGTCCCTGCTCCGACGGGCGCTGATCTTCGTCGCCAGCGTCCTCGTGGCGTCGCTGCTGGTGTTCTGGGTGCTCGACAACGGCTGTGAACCGGCGCGCAACGCGCTGGGGGTCAGCGGCACCCCGGAGTCCGTGGCCGCGCTGTGCAGCGACATGGGACTGGACCGCCCGCTGGTGGTGCAGTACGTCGACTGGCTCGGCGGTGCCGTCCGCGGCGATTTCGGCGTGTCCTACGTCAGCAACGCCCCCATCGGACCCACGCTGTTCGACCAGCTCACGGTCACCCTGTGGCTGGTCGCCGGCAGCATGGTGGTGGCGCTGCTGATCGCGGTGCCGCTGGGCATGCTGTCCGCGCTGCGCAACGGCCGGCCGCTGGGCTACCTGTTGTCCGGCATCTCGCAGATCGGGGTGGCGGTACCGGCCTTCCTGGCCGCGATCCTGCTGGTGCTGGTGTTCGCGGTCCGGCTCGGCTGGCTGCCCGCCAACGGCTACGTCGTGCCGGCCGCCGACCCGGTCGACTTCCTGCGCCACATGGTGCTGCCGTGGATCTCGCTGGGTGTGGTGCAGGGGGCGGTGCTCGCCCGCTACGTCCGCAGCGCCGTGCTCGACGAACTCGGGCAGGACTACCTGCGCACCGCCCGGTCGAAGGGTCTGACCCCGTTCCGGGCGCTGCGCCGGCACGGGCTGCGCAACGCCTCCATCCCGGTGCTCACTGTCGTCGGGGTCAACCTGGTGACGGTGCTGGTCGGGGCGGTCATCATCGAGCGGATCTTCACCGTCCCCGGCATCGGCAAGGGCCTCGCCGACGCCGCCGAACGCCGTGACCTGCTCACCGTGCAGGCCATCGTGGTGACGCTGGTGCTGGTCGCGCTGCTGATCTCGTTCCTGGTCGACGTCGCCTACGCCCTCATCGACCCGCGGCTGCGGACCCGGGCCGGCGCATGA
- a CDS encoding ABC transporter permease: protein MTAPAPVVTPGPARRRFGPLIVVGAVLVAAIAIAAVVSFFWTPFDLLNLDYRNRSAGPGVNGHWLGTDLRGRDIATRLMVGARTTLYVGIVAVGIAAVVGTPIGILAGMVRPGVSEFVMRANDILLAFPALLVAIILAAKYGGSVTTAMVAIGVASIPGFVRVIRAGTMQVMSTDYVRAARVAGRSGPAIAVRHVLPNVGGLIIVQASSAYAIAVLAEAGLSFLGLGAPASVPSWGRMLSEAQSQLTTAPLTAVWPGLAIALAVLGFNLLGDGLRDRLDPRLLGR from the coding sequence ATGACCGCGCCCGCACCGGTGGTCACCCCGGGCCCGGCGCGCCGCCGGTTCGGCCCGCTGATCGTGGTCGGCGCGGTACTCGTCGCGGCCATCGCGATCGCCGCGGTGGTGTCGTTCTTCTGGACGCCGTTCGACCTGCTGAACCTCGACTACCGCAACCGCAGCGCGGGCCCCGGGGTCAACGGCCACTGGCTGGGCACCGATCTGCGCGGCCGGGACATCGCCACCCGGCTGATGGTCGGTGCCCGGACGACGCTGTACGTCGGCATCGTCGCGGTCGGCATCGCCGCGGTCGTCGGCACCCCCATCGGCATCCTCGCCGGCATGGTCCGGCCCGGGGTGTCGGAGTTCGTGATGCGCGCCAACGACATCCTGCTGGCCTTCCCGGCGCTGCTGGTGGCGATCATCCTGGCCGCGAAGTACGGCGGATCCGTCACCACCGCGATGGTGGCCATCGGCGTGGCGTCCATCCCCGGTTTCGTGCGGGTCATCCGGGCGGGGACGATGCAGGTGATGAGCACCGACTACGTGCGTGCCGCCCGGGTCGCCGGACGCAGCGGACCGGCCATCGCCGTCCGGCACGTGCTGCCCAACGTCGGCGGCCTGATCATCGTGCAGGCGTCCTCGGCCTACGCGATCGCCGTCCTCGCCGAGGCCGGCCTGTCGTTCCTGGGGCTCGGGGCGCCGGCCAGCGTGCCGTCGTGGGGGCGGATGCTGTCGGAGGCGCAGTCCCAGCTGACGACCGCGCCGCTCACCGCGGTGTGGCCGGGCCTGGCCATCGCCCTGGCGGTACTGGGGTTCAACCTGCTCGGGGACGGCCTGCGGGACCGGCTCGACCCGCGGCTGCTGGGCCGCTGA
- a CDS encoding ABC transporter ATP-binding protein, whose amino-acid sequence MGTLLSVSRLTVTAGIELVHGVDLELAAGERVGIIGASGSGKTLTCLAVAGLLPPELRVAGSIRLDGVDHDLVDAGERRLAKLRGSRVGMVFQEPMTALNPTMRIGRQVAEVMRLHTPVGRREAAAATLTLLDATGLPDPARIARSYPHQLSGGQRQRIMLAIALANSPDLLICDEPTTALDVTVQATVLALIDRRVREENAALLFISHNLAVVAEVCDRVLVMFEGRIVEAGTVEQVLTDPQHPHTRSLLADAELSAT is encoded by the coding sequence ATGGGCACCCTGCTGAGCGTCTCCCGGCTCACCGTGACCGCCGGGATCGAACTGGTCCACGGCGTCGACCTGGAGCTGGCCGCCGGTGAGCGCGTCGGCATCATCGGCGCGTCCGGCTCGGGCAAGACGCTGACCTGCCTGGCCGTCGCCGGGTTGCTGCCGCCGGAACTGCGGGTCGCGGGCTCCATCCGGCTGGACGGCGTCGACCACGACCTCGTCGACGCCGGCGAGCGGCGGCTCGCGAAGCTCCGCGGCAGCCGGGTGGGAATGGTCTTCCAGGAGCCGATGACCGCGCTGAACCCCACGATGCGCATCGGCCGTCAGGTCGCCGAGGTGATGCGGCTGCACACCCCGGTCGGCCGCCGGGAAGCCGCCGCGGCGACGCTCACGCTGCTGGACGCCACCGGGCTGCCCGACCCCGCCCGGATCGCGCGCAGCTACCCCCACCAGCTGTCCGGCGGTCAGCGGCAGCGCATCATGCTGGCGATCGCGCTGGCGAACTCGCCGGACCTGCTGATCTGCGACGAACCGACCACCGCGCTGGACGTCACCGTCCAGGCCACCGTGCTGGCGCTGATCGACCGCCGGGTCCGCGAGGAGAACGCCGCCCTGCTGTTCATCTCGCACAACCTGGCCGTCGTCGCCGAGGTCTGCGACCGGGTGCTGGTGATGTTCGAGGGGCGGATCGTGGAGGCGGGCACCGTCGAACAGGTGCTCACCGACCCGCAGCACCCGCACACCCGGTCCCTGCTGGCCGACGCCGAACTGAGCGCGACGTGA
- a CDS encoding ABC transporter ATP-binding protein, whose protein sequence is MSSPVVPAPGDAVVLDDVSRVFRRRAAPFRAPSETRALDHVSLTVPRRSRFGIVGESGSGKTTLVRLVAALDRPTDGTVTVDGTDITALPESGLRPLRRRLQLVFQDPMGSLDPRMRIGDIVAEPLHAQGASGVDGRVREVLAEVGLDDGVLRRYPHQFSGGQRQRISIARAIAPRPSILLADEAVSALDVSSRGQVLELLDRLAATEDFTLIFVSHDLSVIRRVCDRVAVLRQGQVVETGTTAQVYADPQHPYTRELLAAVPTLDRGLAAARRRHQP, encoded by the coding sequence GTGAGCAGCCCGGTCGTGCCGGCTCCTGGGGACGCGGTGGTGCTCGACGACGTCAGCCGGGTGTTCCGCCGTCGGGCGGCGCCGTTCCGGGCACCGTCGGAGACCCGGGCGCTGGATCACGTCTCGTTGACCGTCCCGCGGCGGTCGAGGTTCGGCATCGTCGGCGAGAGCGGCTCCGGCAAGACCACCCTGGTGCGGCTCGTCGCCGCCCTCGACCGGCCCACCGACGGCACCGTGACCGTCGACGGCACCGACATCACCGCGCTGCCGGAGAGCGGGCTGCGGCCGCTGCGGCGCCGGCTGCAGCTGGTGTTCCAGGACCCGATGGGCTCCCTGGACCCGCGGATGCGGATCGGCGACATCGTCGCCGAGCCGCTGCACGCCCAGGGTGCGTCCGGTGTCGACGGCCGTGTCCGGGAGGTCCTCGCCGAGGTCGGACTCGACGACGGGGTGCTGCGGCGCTATCCCCACCAGTTCTCCGGGGGCCAACGGCAGCGGATCTCCATCGCCCGGGCCATCGCTCCGCGGCCCAGCATCCTGCTGGCCGACGAGGCGGTGTCGGCGCTGGACGTGTCCAGCCGTGGCCAGGTCCTGGAGTTGCTGGACCGGCTCGCCGCCACCGAGGACTTCACGCTGATCTTCGTCTCGCACGACCTGTCGGTGATCCGGCGGGTCTGCGACCGGGTCGCCGTGCTCCGGCAGGGGCAGGTGGTCGAGACCGGGACGACCGCGCAGGTCTACGCCGACCCGCAGCATCCGTACACCCGCGAGCTGCTGGCGGCGGTGCCGACCCTGGACCGCGGGCTGGCGGCGGCCCGGCGGCGGCACCAGCCGTGA
- a CDS encoding M20 family metallopeptidase, with amino-acid sequence MTAVDTAVLDHLDTDAVVALTQQLVRIRSVNDHGATVVEAPVADVVADLMRGFGWPVTVTEVAPGRPNVVAVVQGSAPGRTLMFEGHSDVVTPGDDTDWTFDPFAGDIVDGRLRGRGAADMKSGVAAMIHAARAVELAGFTGRLVVGVLADEEGMMRGAKHFAASPAAYGVDGPIDGVIVCEPEGGEICPVTKGAVRLRVDIHGRMAHGAMPQMGRNPVPVVARLILGLAELEQQLGERYPAHPDLGPFYLTPTVLAAGSAEQVNVIPALASVYLDLRTLPGMEHEGLVQVIGLLADQVADESGVTARVTVIDDRPPVDTDRDAPVVQALVTAHAAVGESPVVFGGVPGSTDGTILTRDAGLETVVYGPGGKWIAHQADEYADVSDILRCARVFAVAAAGFLAAP; translated from the coding sequence ATGACCGCCGTGGACACCGCCGTGCTGGACCATCTCGACACCGACGCCGTCGTCGCGCTCACCCAGCAGCTGGTGCGCATCCGGTCGGTCAACGACCACGGTGCCACCGTGGTCGAGGCGCCGGTGGCCGACGTCGTCGCCGACCTGATGCGCGGCTTCGGCTGGCCGGTGACGGTGACCGAGGTGGCGCCGGGGCGGCCCAACGTGGTCGCCGTCGTCCAGGGGTCCGCACCCGGCCGGACGCTGATGTTCGAGGGCCACAGCGACGTCGTCACCCCGGGCGACGACACGGACTGGACGTTCGACCCGTTCGCCGGTGACATCGTCGACGGCCGGCTGCGCGGCCGGGGCGCGGCGGACATGAAGTCGGGGGTGGCGGCGATGATCCACGCCGCGCGGGCCGTCGAGCTGGCCGGGTTCACCGGCCGCCTCGTCGTCGGGGTGCTGGCCGACGAGGAGGGCATGATGCGCGGCGCCAAGCACTTCGCCGCCTCCCCGGCCGCGTACGGCGTGGACGGACCGATCGACGGGGTCATCGTCTGCGAACCCGAGGGCGGCGAGATCTGCCCGGTCACCAAGGGTGCGGTCCGCCTGCGCGTGGACATCCACGGCCGGATGGCCCACGGCGCCATGCCGCAGATGGGCCGCAACCCGGTGCCGGTGGTCGCCCGGCTCATCCTGGGGCTGGCCGAACTGGAACAGCAGCTCGGTGAGCGGTACCCGGCGCATCCCGACCTCGGGCCGTTCTACCTGACCCCGACCGTGCTCGCGGCCGGCAGCGCCGAGCAGGTCAACGTCATCCCGGCGCTGGCCTCGGTGTACCTGGACCTGCGCACCCTGCCCGGAATGGAGCACGAGGGCCTCGTCCAGGTCATCGGGTTGCTCGCCGACCAGGTCGCCGACGAGTCCGGGGTCACCGCGCGGGTCACCGTCATCGACGACCGCCCGCCGGTCGACACCGACCGGGACGCCCCCGTGGTGCAGGCCCTGGTCACCGCGCACGCGGCGGTCGGGGAGTCGCCCGTCGTCTTCGGCGGCGTGCCCGGCAGCACCGACGGCACCATCCTCACCCGGGACGCGGGCCTGGAGACCGTCGTCTACGGCCCCGGTGGCAAGTGGATCGCCCACCAGGCCGACGAGTACGCCGACGTGAGCGACATCCTCCGCTGCGCCCGCGTGTTCGCCGTCGCCGCGGCGGGATTCCTGGCGGCACCGTGA
- a CDS encoding P1 family peptidase, protein MSRTGGLADVVGLRVGHRTAAGDGWLTGTTVVLAPPGGMVAGVDIRGGAPGTRETDLLDPTATVDRVHALVLTGGSAYGLAAADGVTAELGERGVGVQVGPDPSFVVPIVPAAVVFDLARGGAFAARPDAGFGRDAVRDALAADPRAMAAEGSIGAGTGACTGRLKGGVGQASAVLPSGATVSALVVANATGPAYDPRTGELWAARLWTDADGPVPGRPVAAERDVLAEIAGRIGAGLDTTPSGAPAAVEVMVADRSGPTFPDEESAGIRHTTLGVVATDAVLTKAQCTKLAAMAHDGLARAVNPVHTMFDGDLFFGVSTGTGPELDALGLFNLLTATADVVTRALGRAVLAADPVTTPGGSWPSYRDLAPSAVPAAG, encoded by the coding sequence GTGAGTCGCACCGGCGGTCTGGCCGACGTCGTCGGGCTGCGGGTCGGGCACCGCACCGCCGCCGGGGACGGCTGGCTCACGGGCACCACCGTGGTGCTCGCCCCACCCGGCGGGATGGTGGCCGGGGTGGACATCCGCGGCGGCGCGCCCGGCACCCGGGAGACCGACCTGCTGGACCCGACGGCCACCGTCGACCGGGTGCACGCGCTCGTGCTGACCGGCGGGTCGGCCTACGGTCTCGCCGCGGCCGACGGGGTGACGGCCGAGCTGGGGGAGCGCGGGGTCGGGGTGCAGGTCGGGCCGGACCCCTCCTTCGTGGTGCCGATCGTGCCCGCGGCGGTGGTGTTCGACCTGGCCCGCGGGGGGGCGTTCGCGGCCCGTCCGGACGCCGGGTTCGGCCGTGACGCCGTCCGGGACGCGCTGGCCGCCGACCCGCGGGCGATGGCCGCGGAAGGATCGATCGGCGCCGGCACCGGCGCCTGCACCGGGCGGCTCAAGGGCGGCGTGGGACAGGCGTCGGCGGTGCTGCCCAGTGGCGCCACCGTGTCGGCACTGGTGGTGGCCAACGCCACCGGTCCGGCGTACGACCCGCGGACCGGCGAGCTGTGGGCGGCGCGGCTGTGGACCGATGCCGACGGCCCGGTGCCGGGGCGGCCCGTCGCCGCCGAACGGGACGTGCTGGCGGAGATCGCCGGCCGGATCGGTGCGGGGCTGGACACCACCCCCAGCGGCGCGCCGGCGGCGGTCGAGGTGATGGTCGCCGACCGGTCCGGCCCCACCTTCCCCGACGAGGAGTCGGCCGGGATCCGGCACACCACCCTCGGTGTGGTCGCCACCGACGCGGTCCTGACCAAGGCGCAGTGCACCAAGCTGGCCGCGATGGCCCACGACGGGCTCGCCCGGGCGGTGAACCCGGTGCACACGATGTTCGACGGCGACCTGTTCTTCGGCGTCAGCACCGGGACCGGACCGGAGCTGGACGCGCTGGGCCTGTTCAACCTGCTCACGGCCACCGCGGACGTCGTCACCCGGGCGCTGGGCCGTGCGGTGCTCGCCGCCGACCCCGTCACCACCCCGGGCGGCAGCTGGCCTTCCTACCGGGACCTGGCTCCGTCGGCCGTTCCCGCCGCGGGTTAG
- a CDS encoding SDR family NAD(P)-dependent oxidoreductase → MTDAARTPTSYADLFSLTGRHAVVVGGGSGIGREVARGLAAAGATVTVADVNAAAAAQTAALIGDAATATELDVVDKDAVDALAAARPADIAVTTVGVNVRKRLADLTDADYDRVLDVNLRSVFRIIQAFAPGMAERRRGSVLAFASIRAQTVEPGQGLYAATKAGLIQLLRTAAAEYGPDNVRFNAVAPGVVATDLTGPIRADTAWSDAYARKGALARWADPSEMVGAAVFLASDAASYMTGSVVTVDGGWTAVDGRFDPFAPR, encoded by the coding sequence ATGACCGATGCCGCTCGGACCCCGACGTCCTACGCCGACCTGTTCTCGCTCACCGGACGGCACGCCGTCGTCGTCGGCGGCGGCAGCGGGATCGGCCGTGAGGTGGCCCGCGGGCTGGCCGCGGCCGGCGCCACGGTGACCGTCGCCGACGTGAACGCCGCCGCCGCCGCGCAGACCGCCGCGCTGATCGGTGACGCGGCCACCGCGACCGAACTGGACGTCGTGGACAAGGACGCGGTCGACGCGCTGGCCGCGGCGCGGCCCGCCGACATCGCGGTCACCACCGTCGGGGTCAACGTGCGCAAGAGGCTCGCCGACCTCACCGACGCCGACTACGACCGGGTGCTGGACGTCAACCTGCGCAGCGTCTTCCGCATCATCCAGGCGTTCGCGCCGGGGATGGCCGAGCGCCGCCGGGGCAGCGTGCTGGCGTTCGCGTCGATCCGGGCGCAGACGGTGGAGCCGGGGCAGGGCCTGTACGCCGCCACCAAGGCCGGCCTGATCCAGCTGCTGCGCACCGCGGCCGCGGAATACGGCCCCGACAACGTGCGCTTCAACGCGGTCGCCCCGGGCGTGGTCGCCACCGACCTGACCGGCCCGATCCGCGCCGACACCGCCTGGTCGGACGCCTACGCCCGCAAGGGGGCGCTGGCCCGGTGGGCCGACCCGTCGGAGATGGTCGGCGCCGCGGTGTTCCTCGCCTCCGACGCGGCGTCGTACATGACCGGCAGCGTGGTCACCGTGGACGGCGGCTGGACCGCCGTGGACGGCCGGTTCGACCCGTTCGCCCCGCGCTGA
- a CDS encoding helix-turn-helix domain-containing protein yields the protein MVREPLSPAQVRAGQRLGGLLRAARAGREPAAVARAAAISPETLRKIEVGRIPSPSFGTVVGLCDALGLDLAEVAEVWRGDAELSAAG from the coding sequence ATGGTCCGCGAACCGCTCTCACCCGCCCAGGTCCGTGCCGGCCAGCGGCTCGGCGGACTGCTCCGGGCGGCCCGGGCGGGCCGGGAACCGGCCGCCGTCGCCCGCGCCGCCGCGATCTCCCCGGAGACGCTGCGCAAGATCGAGGTGGGGCGCATCCCCAGCCCGAGCTTCGGCACCGTCGTCGGGCTCTGCGACGCGCTCGGCCTGGACCTCGCCGAGGTCGCCGAGGTGTGGCGGGGCGACGCCGAGCTGTCGGCCGCGGGCTGA
- the map gene encoding type I methionyl aminopeptidase, with the protein MIELKTRREIDQMAVTGRFVAEVLSTLSARAEPGVNLMDLEQRARTMIADRGATSCYWDYAPATFGRGPFRNVICLSVNDAVLHGKPHDAVLADGDVLSLDLAVSIDGWVADSAVTVIVGEPREAADVALVESTRTALAAGIAAAQAGGHLGDISAAIGAVAKATGHGVNTEFGGHGLGRTMHEDPHVSNTGKAGRGMRLRPGLTVALEPWWSRGSDRLAVDPDGWTLRSADGSTTAHSEHTIAITDDGPRVLTALD; encoded by the coding sequence ATGATCGAACTGAAGACCCGACGCGAGATCGACCAGATGGCGGTGACCGGGCGGTTCGTCGCCGAGGTGCTGTCGACGCTGTCCGCCCGCGCCGAGCCCGGGGTGAACCTGATGGACCTCGAGCAGCGGGCCCGCACGATGATCGCCGACCGGGGCGCCACGTCCTGCTACTGGGACTACGCCCCGGCCACGTTCGGCCGTGGGCCCTTCCGCAACGTCATCTGCCTGTCGGTGAACGACGCGGTGCTGCACGGCAAGCCGCACGACGCGGTGCTCGCCGACGGTGACGTGCTGAGCCTGGACCTCGCGGTGTCCATCGACGGCTGGGTGGCCGACTCGGCCGTCACGGTGATCGTCGGTGAGCCGCGGGAGGCCGCCGACGTCGCGCTGGTGGAGTCCACCCGCACCGCGCTCGCCGCCGGGATCGCCGCCGCCCAGGCGGGCGGTCACCTCGGCGACATCTCGGCGGCCATCGGTGCGGTGGCGAAGGCGACCGGCCACGGGGTCAACACGGAGTTCGGCGGCCACGGGCTGGGCCGGACGATGCACGAGGACCCGCACGTCTCCAACACCGGGAAGGCCGGCCGCGGCATGCGTCTGCGGCCCGGCCTCACGGTGGCTCTGGAGCCCTGGTGGTCGCGCGGATCCGACCGGCTGGCGGTGGACCCCGACGGCTGGACCCTGCGGTCCGCGGACGGATCGACGACGGCGCACTCCGAGCACACCATCGCGATCACCGACGACGGCCCCCGGGTGCTCACCGCCCTGGACTGA
- a CDS encoding aspartate aminotransferase family protein, with the protein MLAVPPVTGPVTDPAADAATRGNDRGHVFHSWSAQDAIDPLPVAGGAGSYFFDYAGRRYLDFSSQLVNLNLGHGHPDLIAAITAQAHRLATVQPAFANDVRGRLAELVVERAGAGFSHVFFTNGGTDAVEHAVRMARLHTGRHKVLSAYRSYHGSTAGSASLTGDPRRWGAEPGTPGTVHFLGPYLYRSAFGATTPAEETARCLAHLRQIIEFEGPSGIAAVTLESMVGGSGVLPPPPGYLAGVRALCDEFGILWIADEVMVGFGRLGEWFGYQACSTTPVVPDLVTFAKGSTCGYVPLGGVIISAAVVDSFRTRAYPGGLTYSGHPLACAVGLAAIEVIERDGILAAVRDLADEVLRPGLERLADRHPCVGEVRGVGAFWAVELVRDQATREPLVPFNATGAATAPMNAIGAGCRDAGVWPLIAGNRIHIAPPLTATADEIQEGLSVLDHVLDDADFALLR; encoded by the coding sequence CTGCTGGCGGTGCCACCGGTCACCGGTCCGGTGACCGATCCGGCCGCCGATGCCGCCACCCGGGGGAACGACCGGGGCCACGTCTTCCACTCCTGGTCCGCCCAGGACGCCATCGACCCGCTGCCCGTCGCGGGCGGTGCCGGCTCCTACTTCTTCGACTACGCGGGCCGGCGCTACCTGGACTTCAGCTCGCAACTGGTCAACCTCAACCTCGGTCACGGTCACCCCGACCTCATCGCCGCGATCACCGCGCAGGCGCACCGGCTCGCCACCGTGCAGCCGGCCTTCGCCAACGACGTCCGCGGGCGGCTCGCCGAACTCGTCGTCGAGCGGGCCGGCGCCGGATTCAGTCACGTCTTCTTCACCAACGGCGGCACCGACGCCGTGGAACACGCGGTGCGGATGGCCCGGCTGCACACCGGGCGGCACAAGGTGCTGTCGGCCTACCGCAGCTACCACGGGTCGACCGCGGGCTCGGCGAGCCTCACCGGCGATCCGCGCCGCTGGGGGGCCGAACCCGGGACCCCCGGCACCGTGCACTTCCTCGGGCCGTACCTCTACCGGTCGGCGTTCGGCGCGACGACCCCGGCGGAGGAGACCGCGCGCTGCCTGGCCCACCTGCGCCAGATCATCGAGTTCGAGGGACCGTCCGGCATCGCCGCCGTCACCCTGGAGTCGATGGTGGGTGGGTCCGGGGTGCTGCCCCCACCGCCCGGCTACCTCGCCGGGGTGCGCGCACTCTGCGACGAGTTCGGCATCCTGTGGATTGCCGACGAGGTGATGGTCGGCTTCGGCCGGCTCGGTGAATGGTTCGGCTACCAGGCGTGCAGCACGACCCCGGTCGTCCCCGACCTGGTCACCTTCGCGAAGGGCTCCACGTGCGGCTACGTGCCGCTCGGCGGGGTGATCATCAGCGCCGCGGTGGTGGACTCGTTCCGCACCCGCGCCTACCCCGGTGGGCTGACCTACTCGGGTCACCCGCTGGCCTGCGCCGTCGGGCTGGCCGCCATCGAGGTCATCGAGCGCGACGGGATCCTGGCGGCGGTGCGCGACCTCGCCGACGAGGTGCTCCGCCCCGGCCTGGAGCGGCTGGCCGACCGGCACCCGTGCGTCGGTGAGGTCCGCGGCGTCGGCGCCTTCTGGGCGGTCGAGCTGGTGCGGGACCAGGCGACCCGTGAGCCCCTCGTGCCCTTCAACGCCACCGGCGCGGCGACGGCGCCGATGAACGCGATCGGGGCCGGTTGCCGCGACGCCGGCGTGTGGCCGTTGATCGCCGGCAACCGGATCCACATCGCGCCGCCGCTGACCGCCACCGCGGACGAGATCCAGGAGGGGCTGTCGGTCCTGGACCACGTCCTCGACGACGCGGACTTCGCGCTGCTGCGCTGA
- a CDS encoding DUF6636 domain-containing protein has product MRNRLLVTAIAVCALLAGCTTPVDGRGSAQPGTVGPTGRTLSTPSADGPLTRAPETPDATTSRSTTTTADPTSTSSPTVASPAPTGTTQPPPSTDDTPTVPDVLLGPVVLTPGPEGYLVFQAPSGNIFCSLNGVEGAAGVRCDLIEADYPDLAPVPCDSGDFVAGTATLDGNGTAVVGGCVSDTVIDPNAVVLPYGSNAGAGDLVCHAAEDGVTCADLGSGHGFQVARGAHRVF; this is encoded by the coding sequence GTGCGCAACCGTCTGCTGGTGACCGCGATCGCGGTGTGCGCGCTGCTGGCCGGCTGCACCACCCCGGTGGACGGCCGCGGCAGCGCCCAGCCGGGCACGGTCGGGCCCACCGGCCGCACCCTGTCCACGCCGAGCGCGGACGGCCCGCTGACCCGGGCGCCGGAGACCCCCGACGCGACGACATCGCGCAGCACGACCACCACCGCCGACCCGACATCGACGTCGTCCCCCACGGTCGCGTCCCCGGCACCGACCGGCACGACGCAACCACCGCCGTCGACCGACGACACCCCGACCGTGCCCGACGTGCTGCTCGGTCCGGTGGTTCTCACCCCGGGCCCGGAGGGCTATCTCGTCTTCCAGGCGCCGAGCGGCAACATCTTCTGCAGCCTCAACGGCGTCGAGGGGGCGGCCGGTGTCCGCTGCGACCTCATCGAGGCCGACTACCCCGACCTCGCCCCGGTGCCCTGCGACAGCGGTGACTTCGTCGCGGGGACCGCCACCCTCGACGGGAACGGCACCGCGGTCGTGGGCGGTTGCGTGAGCGACACGGTCATCGATCCGAACGCCGTGGTGCTGCCCTACGGCAGCAACGCCGGTGCCGGGGACCTCGTCTGTCACGCCGCGGAGGACGGCGTGACCTGCGCAGACCTGGGCAGCGGCCACGGGTTCCAGGTGGCCCGCGGCGCGCACCGGGTCTTCTGA
- a CDS encoding DUF998 domain-containing protein, whose product MKSWWRAGVALAVVSTVAAIAMQAVAGQWFPPPVSVSQYGIGPWGWLFSVFVVTMSAAPLVLERCSPRPSPAVRGFLWTGLAGALVMAVVRTDTGGAQASWNAKVHMIGSIFCLAFVPLGMVTALWLRGGAARVVGLLEIAVVEVAIVLLLAAAAGLDTAGLGPTRSWAFWQAVASVVCVLMVVTMAVALRPPGGGRRELLEDHTRPDAPVGGDASILVQEDPVSTRALREHH is encoded by the coding sequence GTGAAGAGCTGGTGGCGGGCCGGAGTGGCCCTCGCGGTGGTGAGTACGGTCGCCGCGATCGCGATGCAGGCCGTGGCCGGGCAGTGGTTCCCGCCGCCGGTGTCGGTCAGTCAGTACGGGATCGGGCCGTGGGGATGGCTGTTCAGCGTCTTCGTGGTCACCATGAGCGCTGCGCCGTTGGTGCTGGAACGGTGTTCACCGCGGCCGTCGCCGGCCGTCCGGGGGTTCCTGTGGACGGGCCTGGCCGGCGCGTTGGTGATGGCCGTGGTGCGCACCGACACCGGCGGCGCGCAGGCCAGCTGGAACGCCAAGGTGCACATGATCGGGTCGATCTTCTGCCTGGCGTTCGTGCCGCTCGGCATGGTGACGGCGCTCTGGCTGCGCGGTGGCGCCGCCCGCGTCGTCGGTCTGCTGGAGATCGCCGTGGTCGAGGTGGCGATCGTGCTGCTCCTCGCGGCCGCGGCCGGGCTGGACACCGCCGGCCTGGGGCCGACGCGGTCCTGGGCGTTCTGGCAGGCCGTCGCCTCGGTGGTCTGTGTGCTGATGGTGGTGACGATGGCGGTGGCGCTGCGGCCACCCGGAGGCGGCCGGCGAGAGCTCCTCGAGGATCACACCCGGCCGGACGCGCCGGTCGGCGGTGATGCTTCTATACTGGTACAGGAAGATCCCGTGTCGACAAGGGCGTTGCGCGAGCACCACTGA